One Synechococcus sp. CC9605 genomic window carries:
- a CDS encoding FAD-dependent monooxygenase: protein MAASPPEIHILGAGPTGALTALALGLQGQRVVLFDPLTASELQARSRAYAITHSSRRLLTNLGLWHDLREALVPFRDLDLRDGATNARVLFGQDDLASANQNHDGIGWILDHRPLMKLLLARLETHGNVAMHLAEPCPDPGADALIVAADGPRSPTREAWGIRHWGIRYQQGCLTAKVALRGLPHDRACELFRPEGPFAVLPLGQGTFQVVWSAPWQRCQQRSTLQRSAFLDQLAAVLPEGIEPDRLLDQPRAFPQQWLLAHRFHRGRGVLIGEAGHRCHPVGGQGLNLCWRDVEGLLRAVEQGGSAAAIARRYGMSRWLDVLQVGVATDLLVRVFSNRQPLLLPLRRLALLLLKRFSGLRQLSLRAMSDGPMQLWRALPN, encoded by the coding sequence ATGGCTGCATCCCCTCCAGAGATTCATATCTTGGGCGCTGGTCCCACCGGCGCCCTCACAGCTCTTGCCCTCGGCCTCCAAGGTCAGCGAGTGGTCCTGTTTGACCCGCTGACGGCATCGGAACTTCAAGCCAGAAGTCGGGCATACGCCATCACCCACTCCAGTCGAAGGCTGTTGACCAACCTCGGCCTTTGGCATGACCTGCGCGAAGCCTTAGTGCCCTTCCGCGACCTGGATTTGCGGGACGGGGCCACCAACGCTCGCGTTCTCTTCGGCCAGGACGACCTGGCATCAGCCAATCAGAACCACGACGGCATTGGTTGGATCCTCGACCACCGGCCCTTGATGAAGCTGTTGCTGGCCCGGCTGGAGACCCACGGCAACGTCGCCATGCACCTGGCCGAACCGTGCCCTGATCCAGGCGCTGATGCCCTGATCGTGGCAGCTGATGGACCGCGCTCCCCCACACGAGAGGCCTGGGGCATCCGTCACTGGGGCATCCGTTATCAACAGGGGTGTCTCACCGCCAAAGTCGCCCTGCGGGGGCTCCCCCATGACAGGGCCTGCGAATTGTTTCGTCCGGAAGGTCCTTTCGCTGTTCTGCCATTGGGGCAGGGAACCTTCCAGGTGGTGTGGAGTGCACCCTGGCAGCGTTGCCAGCAGCGCAGCACACTGCAGCGCAGTGCTTTTCTCGATCAGCTGGCCGCTGTTCTGCCGGAGGGGATTGAACCGGATCGTCTGCTCGATCAACCCCGAGCGTTCCCGCAACAATGGCTGTTGGCTCACCGCTTTCATCGCGGACGGGGCGTGCTGATCGGCGAAGCGGGCCACCGCTGCCACCCCGTTGGAGGCCAGGGGCTCAATCTCTGCTGGCGTGATGTGGAAGGCTTGCTGCGCGCCGTGGAGCAGGGCGGCAGCGCCGCAGCAATCGCTCGGCGTTACGGGATGAGCCGCTGGCTCGATGTGCTCCAGGTGGGCGTGGCGACGGATCTCCTGGTGCGGGTGTTCTCCAACCGCCAACCGCTGTTGCTTCCCCTACGGCGCCTGGCTCTGCTGCTGCTGAAGCGGTTCTCTGGGTTGCGCCAACTGAGCTTGCGGGCCATGAGTGACGGCCCCATGCAGCTCTGGCGGGCCTTGCCAAACTGA
- a CDS encoding adenine phosphoribosyltransferase translates to MAAMMPGAPPLRHLDLDLQSHIRSIPDFPKPGILFRDINPLLRSPEAMAEVISQFGRICDQVKPDLIVGIESRGFIFGAPLASDRRLGFVPVRKPGKLPGEVVGLDYALEYGTDRLEIQADALEHSPRVLVVDDLLATGGTAAATGQLVEQAGGCLVGFAFVIELEGFGGRRALPAGQPVEALLRYG, encoded by the coding sequence ATGGCTGCGATGATGCCAGGGGCACCGCCATTGCGTCACCTGGATTTGGATCTTCAGTCGCACATTCGCTCAATTCCAGACTTTCCCAAGCCTGGAATTCTGTTTCGGGACATCAACCCGCTCCTGCGGTCGCCCGAGGCCATGGCCGAGGTGATCAGCCAGTTCGGCCGGATCTGCGACCAGGTGAAGCCTGATCTGATCGTGGGGATCGAATCCCGGGGGTTCATTTTCGGGGCACCTTTGGCCAGCGACCGACGGCTTGGCTTCGTGCCTGTGCGGAAGCCCGGAAAGCTGCCCGGTGAGGTGGTCGGTCTGGATTACGCCTTGGAGTACGGCACCGATCGGCTCGAGATTCAAGCCGATGCCCTTGAACATTCACCCCGGGTCCTGGTGGTGGACGACTTGCTAGCCACCGGTGGAACGGCTGCAGCGACGGGACAGCTGGTGGAGCAGGCCGGTGGTTGCTTGGTGGGCTTCGCCTTTGTGATCGAGCTGGAGGGGTTCGGAGGCCGTCGGGCGTTGCCTGCGGGCCAACCCGTGGAAGCGTTGTTGCGCTACGGCTGA
- a CDS encoding DUF2949 domain-containing protein: MVMSSQRQPPATDALLQFLQLRLGLSPSALDLGQRQAELEQAPLPIVLWSFGLLSLQQLEEVFDWQNNQP, encoded by the coding sequence ATGGTCATGTCCAGCCAGCGACAACCCCCAGCGACGGACGCGCTGCTGCAGTTCCTTCAGCTCCGTTTGGGGTTGAGTCCCAGCGCCCTGGACCTGGGGCAACGCCAGGCTGAACTGGAACAAGCGCCTCTCCCAATCGTTCTGTGGAGCTTCGGGTTGTTGAGTTTGCAGCAGTTGGAAGAGGTCTTCGACTGGCAGAACAATCAGCCGTAG
- a CDS encoding high light inducible protein, protein MSQSSPTTPVVRGAQVTMEDGGRLNAFATEPRMEVVEATQGWGFHDRAEKLNGRMAMLGFIALLATELALGGESFVHGLLGLG, encoded by the coding sequence ATGTCCCAATCCTCTCCCACCACTCCTGTCGTGCGCGGTGCACAGGTCACCATGGAAGATGGCGGCCGCCTCAACGCCTTCGCCACGGAACCCCGCATGGAAGTGGTTGAAGCAACGCAGGGCTGGGGCTTCCACGACCGCGCCGAGAAACTGAACGGCCGCATGGCCATGCTGGGGTTCATTGCTCTGCTGGCCACCGAGCTGGCCCTGGGCGGCGAATCCTTCGTACACGGGCTGCTCGGCCTGGGCTGA
- the arsJ gene encoding organoarsenical effux MFS transporter ArsJ: MKLSPLQQYGIVTANYWAFTLTDGALRMLVVFHFHQLGYTTLEIALLFIFYELFGVVTNLYGGWIGARYGLRLTLWVGTLLQILALLMLMPVAASWPKLLSVIYLMFAQAISGIAKDLNKMSAKSAIKTVVPETPDDQQQGQQQLFKWVGILTGSKNALKGVGFFLGGVLLTAFGFNAAVGWVAAGLTLAFLLTLVLPGEIGKMKSKPAFSSLFSKSQGINVLSLARFFLFGARDVWFVVALPVFLEASLGWSFWEIGAFLGLWVIGYGIVQGSAPGLRRLWGRTTSPGVSAVQFWSALLTAIPALIAVALLREVDVAVAITAGLAAFGVVFAMNSSIHSYMVLAYTDSESVSLNVGFYYMANAAGRLVGTLLSGAVFMLGKTEAASMQACLWASSLLVFLSWFSSLRLPAVRNAT, encoded by the coding sequence ATGAAGCTTTCCCCTCTGCAGCAGTACGGCATCGTCACCGCCAATTACTGGGCCTTCACTCTCACCGACGGCGCCCTGCGGATGCTGGTGGTGTTCCATTTTCATCAGCTCGGCTACACCACCCTCGAGATCGCCCTCCTGTTTATCTTTTATGAGTTGTTCGGGGTCGTCACCAATCTCTACGGCGGTTGGATCGGTGCCCGCTACGGGCTTCGTCTCACCCTCTGGGTGGGGACGCTGCTGCAGATTCTTGCGCTGCTGATGTTGATGCCCGTCGCCGCCAGTTGGCCGAAATTGTTGAGCGTGATCTATTTGATGTTCGCTCAGGCCATCAGCGGCATCGCCAAAGACCTCAACAAGATGAGTGCCAAGAGCGCCATCAAGACGGTGGTGCCCGAAACACCGGATGATCAGCAGCAGGGGCAGCAGCAGCTGTTCAAGTGGGTGGGAATCCTTACTGGGTCCAAGAACGCCCTCAAGGGTGTGGGGTTCTTTCTCGGTGGGGTGCTGCTGACCGCCTTTGGCTTCAATGCTGCCGTGGGCTGGGTGGCGGCAGGCCTCACCCTCGCCTTCCTGCTCACCCTGGTGCTGCCCGGGGAGATCGGAAAGATGAAGTCCAAGCCGGCCTTTTCATCGCTGTTCTCCAAGTCCCAGGGCATCAACGTGCTGTCTCTGGCGCGATTCTTTTTGTTTGGTGCTCGGGATGTCTGGTTCGTGGTGGCCTTGCCGGTGTTTCTCGAGGCTTCTCTGGGCTGGAGTTTCTGGGAGATCGGCGCTTTCCTCGGTCTGTGGGTGATTGGCTACGGCATCGTCCAGGGATCAGCTCCTGGCCTGAGACGACTCTGGGGGCGGACCACGTCCCCGGGAGTGTCTGCGGTGCAGTTCTGGAGTGCTCTGCTCACCGCCATTCCCGCCCTGATTGCAGTTGCTCTATTGCGTGAGGTCGATGTGGCCGTCGCCATCACCGCCGGTCTTGCCGCCTTCGGAGTGGTGTTCGCAATGAACTCATCGATTCACTCGTACATGGTGTTGGCCTACACCGATTCGGAGAGCGTCAGCCTCAACGTGGGCTTCTATTACATGGCCAATGCTGCAGGCCGCTTGGTGGGAACCTTGCTCTCGGGGGCGGTGTTCATGCTCGGCAAAACCGAAGCCGCGAGCATGCAGGCCTGCCTCTGGGCGTCATCCCTGCTGGTGTTCTTGTCCTGGTTCAGCAGCCTCAGGCTGCCGGCTGTGCGAAACGCCACTTGA
- a CDS encoding response regulator: MSRDTMIWLVDDDPELRKMVGTYLIDQGYDVRSLCDVKQFEARLECQRPDLVVLDLMLPGDDGLTALRRLRDAGDDLPVVMLTARADGVDRIIGLEQGADDYLAKPFLPRELTARIEAVLRRRNAMPAGTPVECGECIRFGDNQLDLSARTLLQNNQPVVITSGEFSLLAAFVRYPHRPLSRERLIELARGPGSDTDSRSMDVQVSRVRKLVEPDPTRPRYVQTVWGYGYVFVPDGTPRSR, encoded by the coding sequence ATGTCCAGAGACACCATGATCTGGTTGGTGGACGACGACCCGGAGCTGAGAAAGATGGTCGGCACTTACCTGATAGACCAGGGCTACGACGTGCGCAGCCTCTGCGATGTGAAGCAATTCGAGGCACGTCTGGAATGCCAACGCCCAGATCTGGTGGTCCTCGACTTGATGCTTCCCGGCGACGACGGATTGACGGCACTGCGGAGGCTTCGGGATGCCGGCGATGATCTGCCTGTTGTGATGCTGACCGCGCGCGCCGATGGGGTTGATCGGATCATCGGCCTCGAGCAAGGTGCCGATGACTATCTGGCCAAACCGTTCCTGCCCAGGGAACTGACGGCTCGAATTGAAGCCGTGCTCAGGCGGCGCAATGCCATGCCGGCGGGAACACCGGTGGAATGTGGGGAATGCATCCGCTTTGGCGACAACCAACTCGATCTCTCCGCCCGCACCTTGCTGCAGAACAACCAGCCGGTGGTGATCACCAGCGGTGAGTTCAGCCTTCTGGCCGCCTTTGTGCGTTATCCCCATCGCCCCCTCTCGCGGGAACGCCTGATTGAACTGGCCCGAGGTCCAGGGAGCGACACCGACAGCCGCAGCATGGACGTTCAGGTGTCGCGGGTGCGCAAGCTGGTGGAACCGGATCCCACCCGCCCGCGCTATGTGCAAACGGTTTGGGGCTATGGCTACGTGTTTGTGCCAGACGGCACGCCGAGATCCCGCTGA
- a CDS encoding ATP-binding protein: MPRQRGLSRGLARFGAWGTALLACWMLALLLLQALFGRQLERIQTLQLGRDLALNIRLAELTLERYPPALISELTGLELQVSERPAAPGRETQASAQRRQELKQVLCSRLSHCRVLRAAPSRAGTPEVWIELFSPLEPVWLRTPLPMARALPPPPTLLLLALVGAVVMTGVLYLLLDVARPLRKLEDAVSRVGGDTNRDPVPEEGSAEVRRISRRFNAMVTRLAEGERERATMLAGIAHDLRAPLTRLQFRLSMPELNAEERTRCQSDLEALERITGQFLLYAGGGEREECVACPLDQWLAEAVAGHPKDQLKLELSPIHLRIRPVALSRAVSNLVDNAFNHGNTPVVVRLRKQGAEVTIEVWDQGKGMPTNAWERALQPFQRLDSARGRQGHCGLGLAIVNHVVRTHAGRLSFRQGNGDPGRFAVIINLPLNETKEPDIP; the protein is encoded by the coding sequence ATGCCTCGCCAACGGGGACTGAGTAGAGGTCTGGCTCGCTTCGGTGCCTGGGGAACGGCCCTGCTGGCCTGTTGGATGCTGGCACTCTTGCTGCTGCAAGCTCTGTTCGGCCGGCAACTGGAGCGGATTCAGACGCTGCAACTGGGGCGGGATCTGGCGTTGAACATCCGCCTCGCCGAATTGACTCTGGAGCGTTACCCACCTGCACTGATCAGCGAACTGACCGGTCTGGAACTTCAAGTAAGTGAACGACCAGCAGCTCCAGGTCGAGAAACGCAGGCCTCGGCCCAGCGACGCCAGGAGCTGAAGCAGGTGCTTTGCTCTCGTCTCTCGCACTGCCGTGTGCTCCGGGCTGCCCCCAGCAGGGCAGGCACACCAGAGGTGTGGATTGAACTGTTCTCTCCCCTGGAACCGGTCTGGCTGCGCACCCCCCTGCCCATGGCGCGCGCCTTGCCGCCGCCGCCAACACTGCTGCTGCTGGCCCTGGTGGGCGCTGTGGTGATGACCGGGGTGTTGTATCTGCTGCTGGATGTCGCCCGTCCTCTTCGCAAGCTTGAGGACGCGGTCTCTCGGGTGGGAGGAGACACCAACCGCGATCCTGTCCCCGAAGAAGGTTCAGCAGAAGTCCGCCGGATCTCCCGGCGCTTCAATGCAATGGTGACCCGACTGGCTGAAGGGGAAAGAGAACGCGCCACGATGCTTGCTGGCATCGCCCACGATCTGCGAGCACCCCTCACACGGCTGCAGTTCCGTTTGTCGATGCCGGAGCTAAACGCCGAGGAACGAACCCGCTGCCAAAGCGATCTGGAGGCTTTGGAGCGCATTACAGGCCAGTTTCTGCTGTATGCCGGAGGCGGTGAGCGGGAAGAGTGCGTTGCCTGTCCGTTGGATCAATGGCTGGCTGAAGCTGTGGCGGGGCACCCGAAGGACCAACTGAAGCTCGAGCTCAGTCCGATCCATTTACGGATTCGACCGGTTGCCCTCAGCCGCGCCGTGAGCAACCTGGTCGACAACGCCTTCAATCATGGCAACACACCGGTTGTCGTTCGGCTGCGCAAGCAAGGAGCTGAGGTCACGATTGAAGTGTGGGACCAGGGGAAGGGAATGCCCACCAACGCCTGGGAACGGGCCCTGCAACCTTTTCAGCGCCTGGATTCAGCACGAGGGCGTCAAGGCCATTGCGGCCTGGGACTGGCGATCGTTAACCATGTGGTTCGCACCCACGCTGGACGGCTCAGTTTTCGCCAGGGGAACGGCGATCCGGGCCGCTTTGCCGTGATCATCAACCTTCCGCTGAATGAGACGAAAGAGCCGGACATTCCGTAA
- a CDS encoding DUF3038 domain-containing protein codes for MTEAPAPSAPTDGARLSRRGVERLDLLLLTIEALDLNGGEAMVWTSQQMGLQAQFPNRVELWKRRCHNPLRRTTRRDQLNPVDADSLICLVCAMADRLYPMLHQLLSSREPEQLTQQRWQLFHERLRDLIEERMNQRREAVVRLLTMEPAGPLHRQLISTLAFCAGPGGIDRLRATLLDPTP; via the coding sequence ATGACTGAAGCTCCAGCCCCCAGCGCACCCACCGACGGCGCGCGCCTCAGCCGGCGGGGCGTCGAGCGCCTCGACCTCTTGCTGCTGACTATCGAGGCTTTGGATCTCAACGGTGGGGAGGCGATGGTCTGGACCAGTCAGCAGATGGGCCTTCAGGCGCAATTCCCCAACCGAGTTGAACTCTGGAAGCGGCGCTGTCATAACCCCCTCCGGCGCACCACCCGGCGGGACCAGCTCAACCCAGTGGACGCCGACTCACTGATCTGCCTGGTGTGTGCCATGGCAGATCGGCTCTACCCCATGCTCCACCAGCTCCTCTCGAGCCGCGAACCGGAACAGCTCACCCAACAGCGTTGGCAGTTGTTCCATGAGCGCCTGCGCGACCTCATCGAAGAACGGATGAATCAGCGCCGGGAAGCCGTTGTTCGCCTCCTGACCATGGAGCCGGCAGGCCCTCTGCACCGTCAGCTGATCAGCACCCTGGCGTTCTGCGCAGGCCCAGGAGGAATCGATCGACTCCGCGCAACCCTGCTCGACCCCACGCCTTAG
- a CDS encoding ArsR/SmtB family transcription factor → MIQNTLNREQSRQLLKALADPIRLNVIHALAQGERCVCDLTGDLNIPQSKLSFHLRVLREAGLLTDRQSGRWIYYCLQPDALAALEAWLAELRRNCTQSAAPCPS, encoded by the coding sequence ATGATCCAGAACACCCTCAATCGCGAGCAGTCGAGGCAGCTACTCAAAGCACTGGCCGACCCGATCCGCCTCAACGTGATCCATGCGCTGGCGCAGGGTGAACGCTGCGTCTGTGACCTCACCGGTGATCTCAACATCCCCCAGTCGAAGCTCTCGTTTCATCTGAGGGTGCTTCGCGAGGCGGGGCTGCTGACGGATCGGCAGAGCGGCCGCTGGATCTACTACTGCCTACAACCGGATGCGCTTGCAGCACTGGAGGCCTGGCTGGCCGAACTGCGCCGCAACTGCACGCAAAGCGCTGCCCCCTGCCCAAGCTGA
- a CDS encoding EF-hand domain-containing protein has protein sequence MTAPKALRVLGPLALALSPMALQAAPGDKTMRVYSTRMETLFIRLDVNRDGRLDASEVQGRRALRRVLKRQNNRSYLLLEDLRLQDSSPSGPRLKRHFKKADRDRNRRLDRKEAKRIPWISRNFKALDGDRDGTVTLQELWNHQRSLAPR, from the coding sequence ATGACTGCGCCAAAAGCCCTCCGTGTGCTCGGCCCGTTGGCATTGGCGCTGAGCCCCATGGCGTTGCAGGCCGCCCCGGGTGACAAGACCATGCGTGTCTACAGCACCAGGATGGAGACTCTGTTCATCCGTTTGGACGTCAACAGAGACGGTCGATTGGATGCCTCGGAAGTGCAGGGTCGACGTGCCCTGAGGCGTGTGCTCAAACGCCAGAACAATCGCTCCTATCTCCTGCTGGAGGATTTGCGTCTTCAGGACTCATCCCCGAGCGGCCCACGCCTGAAACGTCATTTCAAGAAAGCCGACCGTGATCGGAACCGTCGCCTGGATCGAAAAGAAGCGAAGCGCATCCCCTGGATCAGTCGCAACTTCAAGGCCTTGGATGGTGATCGAGATGGAACAGTGACCCTTCAGGAGTTGTGGAACCATCAGCGCTCCCTGGCGCCGCGTTAG
- a CDS encoding DUF4335 domain-containing protein: protein MLKTTYQYEQTAARLVVEGFPDLSAGHSNEAIGILSSWRLQLIGAPELEGTRDHLEALMAAVMPYARHRLSGVRRRFGQESGFVSIAPDQTNHRLELRSSREGVEPLQLRLDDAELADLVRCLDRLRLDSRVKLAWTFPEDRPLKRQEIVDRIPLQKRLGPPLLAGMALACTIATAWLVPLPPETKETSPAAAPVDKPETQADR, encoded by the coding sequence ATGCTGAAAACGACCTACCAATACGAACAGACTGCAGCACGGCTTGTGGTGGAAGGCTTTCCCGACCTCTCCGCCGGACACTCCAATGAGGCGATCGGCATCCTGTCGTCCTGGCGGCTGCAGTTGATCGGAGCACCGGAACTGGAAGGAACCCGAGATCATCTCGAGGCTCTGATGGCAGCGGTGATGCCTTACGCCAGACATCGCTTGTCTGGCGTAAGGCGCCGTTTTGGCCAGGAGAGCGGTTTTGTGAGCATTGCGCCGGATCAGACCAACCATCGGCTGGAACTGCGCAGCAGCCGTGAGGGCGTTGAGCCGTTGCAGCTCAGGCTCGATGACGCCGAACTGGCCGATCTGGTGCGTTGCCTCGATCGCTTGCGGCTCGACAGCCGCGTCAAGCTCGCCTGGACGTTCCCCGAGGACCGCCCTTTGAAGCGTCAGGAGATCGTCGATCGGATTCCTCTGCAAAAACGCCTCGGACCTCCCCTTCTGGCCGGGATGGCCCTGGCATGCACCATCGCCACGGCGTGGCTTGTTCCTCTGCCTCCGGAAACCAAGGAGACATCGCCGGCAGCAGCACCGGTGGACAAGCCTGAAACACAGGCCGACCGTTGA
- the ppk2 gene encoding polyphosphate kinase 2, whose protein sequence is MVELQEGFSNKHKRLNKKVYEKELAKLQTELVKMQYWVKATGFRMIILFEGRDAAGKGGSIKRLTEPLNPRGCRVVALGTPSEHQKSQWYFQRYVEHFPSAGEIVVFDRSWYNRAGVEKVMGFATREQVEQFYVSCPQFEQMLVQDGILLLKYWFSINDDEQEKRFQERIDNEERRWKMSPMDIESRNRWVEYSKAKDTMFAKTHIPEAPWFTVEANDKRRARLNCLRHILSKVPYEDMTPPPIKMPKRPKQGSYKRPPFNEQFFVPNNYPYKD, encoded by the coding sequence ATGGTGGAACTGCAGGAGGGATTTTCCAACAAGCACAAACGGCTGAACAAAAAGGTCTACGAAAAAGAGCTGGCCAAACTCCAGACGGAACTGGTCAAAATGCAGTACTGGGTGAAAGCCACCGGCTTTCGCATGATCATCCTGTTTGAAGGGCGAGACGCCGCAGGCAAGGGAGGGTCGATCAAACGGCTGACTGAGCCCTTGAACCCAAGGGGATGTCGAGTGGTGGCCCTGGGCACGCCTTCCGAGCATCAGAAAAGCCAGTGGTACTTCCAGCGCTATGTGGAGCATTTTCCAAGTGCTGGAGAAATCGTTGTTTTTGACCGGAGCTGGTACAACCGCGCCGGTGTGGAAAAGGTGATGGGCTTCGCGACACGCGAACAGGTGGAGCAGTTTTATGTCTCGTGCCCACAATTTGAGCAAATGCTGGTGCAGGACGGAATCCTGCTGCTCAAATACTGGTTCTCCATTAACGATGATGAACAGGAGAAGCGTTTCCAGGAACGCATTGATAACGAAGAGCGTCGCTGGAAGATGAGTCCGATGGACATCGAGTCACGCAACCGCTGGGTGGAGTATTCGAAAGCAAAGGACACCATGTTTGCCAAGACGCACATCCCGGAAGCCCCATGGTTCACCGTGGAGGCCAATGACAAGCGCCGCGCGCGCCTGAATTGCCTGCGTCACATTCTCAGCAAGGTGCCCTACGAAGACATGACACCTCCACCCATCAAGATGCCCAAGCGCCCAAAGCAAGGAAGCTACAAACGGCCTCCTTTTAACGAGCAATTCTTTGTTCCAAACAACTATCCCTACAAGGACTAA
- the dapB gene encoding 4-hydroxy-tetrahydrodipicolinate reductase — MTAPIPVVVAGALGRMGAEVIKAVVGAEDCSLVGAIDNTPGKEGADVGLELGLGELEVAVTADFEGCLCAVSQSVRDSGSGAVLVDFTHPSVVYEHTRAAIAYGVHPVIGTTGLSPEQLNDLTEFSAKASVGGAVIPNFSVGMVLLQQAAAAAARFYDHAELTELHHNRKADAPSGTCIKTAELMEELGKSFNPEEVDEHESLAGCRGGQRDSGLRLHSVRLPGLVAHQEVMFGAPGETYTLRHDTIDRSAYMPGVLLTVRKVGNLGSLVYGLERLI; from the coding sequence GGCGCCGAGGTGATCAAGGCTGTGGTGGGAGCCGAAGACTGCAGCCTGGTTGGCGCCATCGACAACACCCCCGGCAAAGAGGGTGCAGACGTGGGCCTGGAGCTGGGCCTGGGCGAACTGGAGGTGGCCGTGACGGCTGATTTCGAAGGCTGTCTCTGCGCTGTGAGCCAATCGGTGCGGGACAGCGGCAGCGGCGCTGTGTTGGTGGATTTCACCCACCCCTCTGTTGTTTACGAGCACACCCGTGCGGCGATCGCCTACGGCGTTCACCCCGTGATCGGAACCACAGGGCTCTCGCCTGAACAACTCAACGACCTCACCGAGTTCTCGGCCAAGGCGTCCGTGGGTGGGGCCGTGATCCCCAATTTCTCAGTGGGCATGGTGCTCTTGCAGCAAGCCGCAGCCGCAGCGGCACGGTTCTACGACCACGCGGAACTGACGGAACTGCACCACAACCGCAAAGCGGATGCGCCCAGCGGCACCTGCATCAAAACCGCTGAGCTGATGGAGGAGCTGGGAAAGAGCTTCAATCCCGAGGAAGTGGACGAGCACGAATCCCTGGCGGGCTGCCGCGGCGGACAGCGGGACAGTGGCCTGCGGCTTCACTCCGTGCGGCTGCCTGGCCTGGTGGCTCACCAAGAGGTGATGTTCGGTGCCCCCGGGGAGACCTACACCCTGCGTCACGACACCATTGATCGTTCCGCTTACATGCCCGGCGTGCTGCTGACGGTGCGCAAGGTGGGCAACCTCGGCAGCCTTGTGTATGGCCTTGAGCGCCTGATCTGA
- a CDS encoding ArsJ-associated glyceraldehyde-3-phosphate dehydrogenase: MRIGINGFGRIGRLVFRALWSRPGIELVHVNDPAGDAATAAHLLEFDSVHGRWDRGITSSADWFSVEGSALTWSSEKDPTAVPWIDRGVEMVLEASGKIKTPETLNPYFEQVGLKRVVVACPVKGVVAGEDALNIVYGINHHLYEPARHKLVTAASCTTNCLAPVVKVVHESFGIEHGLITTIHDITNTQVPIDSFKTDLRRARSGLTSLIPTTTGSAKAIAMIFPELKGKLNGHAVRVPLLNGSLTDAVFELKQSVTVEQVNAAFHAAAGGPLKGILGYEERPLVSCDYTNDNRSSIVDALSTMVVDGNQLKVFAWYDNEWGYSCRMADLTCHVVGLEA; this comes from the coding sequence ATGCGGATTGGCATCAATGGCTTTGGACGGATTGGTCGCCTGGTGTTCCGAGCCCTCTGGAGCCGTCCTGGCATTGAACTCGTGCATGTCAATGATCCCGCTGGCGATGCAGCAACGGCGGCCCACCTGCTGGAGTTCGATTCGGTCCATGGTCGCTGGGATCGAGGAATCACCAGCAGTGCTGATTGGTTCAGCGTGGAGGGATCCGCACTCACCTGGTCCAGCGAGAAAGACCCCACCGCCGTGCCCTGGATTGATCGGGGGGTGGAGATGGTGCTTGAAGCCAGCGGCAAGATCAAAACGCCGGAGACCCTTAACCCTTATTTCGAGCAGGTGGGTTTGAAGCGTGTGGTGGTGGCCTGTCCCGTGAAGGGTGTTGTCGCCGGTGAGGACGCGCTCAACATCGTTTATGGGATCAATCACCACCTCTATGAGCCGGCGCGACACAAGTTGGTGACGGCCGCCTCCTGCACCACCAATTGTCTGGCGCCGGTGGTGAAGGTGGTGCACGAGAGCTTCGGAATCGAACACGGCCTGATCACCACCATTCACGACATCACCAACACCCAGGTGCCGATCGATTCCTTCAAAACCGATCTGCGCCGGGCGCGCTCCGGGCTCACCTCCTTGATCCCTACCACCACCGGCTCGGCCAAGGCGATCGCGATGATCTTCCCCGAGCTGAAGGGCAAGCTCAACGGTCATGCCGTTCGTGTTCCTCTGCTGAATGGATCGCTCACCGATGCGGTGTTCGAGCTCAAGCAGAGCGTCACGGTGGAGCAGGTGAATGCTGCCTTCCACGCAGCTGCTGGAGGGCCGTTGAAGGGAATCCTGGGTTACGAGGAACGCCCGTTGGTGTCGTGCGATTACACCAACGACAACCGCAGCTCGATTGTCGACGCCCTTTCGACGATGGTGGTGGATGGCAACCAGCTGAAGGTGTTTGCCTGGTACGACAACGAATGGGGCTACAGCTGCCGCATGGCCGATCTCACATGCCACGTGGTGGGGCTGGAGGCATGA